In Pradoshia eiseniae, the following are encoded in one genomic region:
- a CDS encoding alpha/beta hydrolase, with product MKKWETEGKAYGVIVIVHGAMEHSGRYNWLVQKWLSAGYHVIIGDLPGQGMTSRSNRGHIDSFDEYLDTVETWVNEAYTFGLPVFMLGHSMGGLIVVKMLQSSEFNLAGVILSSPCFGTLVNPPRLLNSLSHVLNLVYPSYRRSAGITIDMATRNKEVIEFDLNDSLYVTTVSIRWYRELVKAMNEAFDFDEDFPDIPFLVMQAGDDKIVDRNLVREWFNYCPSSEKHYKEWPKLYHEIFNEPEREDVFQYAKTFVEARLRNIGYII from the coding sequence ATGAAAAAATGGGAAACAGAGGGGAAGGCATACGGAGTCATTGTCATAGTCCACGGGGCAATGGAGCATTCCGGAAGATACAATTGGCTTGTCCAAAAGTGGCTGTCAGCTGGATACCATGTTATTATTGGCGATTTGCCTGGACAAGGGATGACCTCAAGGTCCAACCGCGGCCATATCGATTCATTTGATGAATATCTGGATACTGTTGAGACATGGGTTAATGAAGCATACACATTTGGCCTGCCTGTCTTTATGCTTGGCCATAGCATGGGCGGCTTGATTGTTGTTAAAATGCTGCAATCTAGCGAGTTTAACCTTGCTGGCGTCATTCTCTCCTCACCATGCTTTGGCACATTGGTCAATCCGCCAAGGCTGCTCAATTCACTCTCACATGTCTTGAATCTTGTTTATCCATCTTATCGCAGAAGTGCAGGGATAACAATTGACATGGCCACGCGAAATAAAGAAGTCATTGAATTTGATCTAAATGATTCTCTTTATGTGACGACTGTGTCGATTAGGTGGTATCGTGAACTTGTAAAGGCAATGAACGAAGCCTTTGACTTTGATGAGGACTTTCCGGACATTCCATTTTTGGTTATGCAGGCGGGGGATGACAAAATCGTTGACCGCAATTTGGTAAGAGAATGGTTTAATTATTGTCCTTCCTCCGAAAAGCATTATAAGGAGTGGCCGAAGCTTTATCACGAGATATTCAATGAACCAGAGCGAGAGGATGTATTTCAATACGCCAAGACCTTTGTTGAAGCCCGCCTCCGCAATATCGGTTATATCATTTAA
- a CDS encoding gamma carbonic anhydrase, with protein MKLYQYKDKIPSIHKSAYIADYAVITGDVTIGEHSSIWFNTVIRGDVAPVIIGKNVNVQDNSVLHQSPNNPLILEDDVTIGHQCILHSCHVKSKALVGMGSIILDGAEIGEGAFIGAGSLVPQGKIIPPNTLAFGRPAKVVRPLTEEDKKDMDRIYKEYAEKGQYYASLQPIQPNQ; from the coding sequence ATGAAATTATATCAATATAAGGATAAAATCCCTTCCATACATAAATCTGCCTATATCGCTGATTACGCTGTCATTACCGGTGATGTGACAATTGGTGAACACTCAAGCATTTGGTTCAACACCGTCATCAGGGGTGATGTCGCTCCAGTCATAATCGGCAAAAATGTAAATGTACAGGATAATTCCGTCCTCCATCAAAGTCCTAATAATCCGCTGATTCTTGAAGATGATGTGACCATCGGACACCAATGTATCCTCCATAGCTGTCATGTAAAGAGCAAAGCCTTGGTCGGAATGGGCTCCATCATTCTAGATGGCGCTGAAATAGGCGAAGGAGCTTTCATTGGAGCAGGAAGCCTTGTCCCTCAAGGAAAAATCATCCCGCCAAACACCCTTGCTTTTGGCAGACCTGCCAAGGTTGTCCGGCCCCTGACTGAGGAGGATAAAAAAGATATGGACCGAATTTATAAGGAGTATGCTGAAAAAGGTCAATATTACGCAAGTTTACAGCCCATTCAGCCAAATCAATAA
- the asnB gene encoding asparagine synthase (glutamine-hydrolyzing) gives MCGFVGCVWNQCQDAVVADDLKKMNNLIYHRGPDDKGFYVDEHIQLGFRRLSIIDLESGHQPLSFENERYWIIFNGEIYNYLELREELAFKGLEFKTNSDTEAILAAYAFYGEDAVNYLRGMFGFVIWDKEEKSIFAARDPFGIKPFFYKEEGEKLFFASEKKSIVLAAGEEKVNVDALQNYLTYQFVPEPETMTEGIQKLLPGHYLKKKIGEPIEIGRYWKAAFSPALKSEETWVEEIREVMIDSVQKHMRSDVPVGSFLSGGIDSSIIASIAKKSHPGIKTFSVGFEHEGFSEIDVAKETAEKLDVENISYIITPEEYMQELPKIMWHADDPLADPACVPLYFVSREARKHVKVVLSGEGADELFGGYNIYREPQSLEIFSKMPRILTRSLKQIAAILPEGVKGKSFIERGCTPMEERYIGNAKMFLENEKKELYKPYHDGLDYKKITAPFYEDTAGYEDVSKMQYIDIHTWLRGDILLKADRMTMAHSLELRVPFLDKRVFEVASQIPSDMKTSHGTTKYILRKAVEGIVPDHVLTRKKLGFPVPIRHWLKNEMYDWAMDLIIDSETDHLFDKDVIFRLLDGHVKGKGDYSRKIWTVLVFMIWHGVYIEKKYPFQTKPEELVTMS, from the coding sequence ATGTGCGGTTTCGTTGGATGTGTTTGGAATCAATGCCAAGACGCTGTTGTCGCAGATGATTTAAAGAAAATGAACAATCTTATTTACCATAGGGGACCGGATGATAAGGGATTTTATGTGGATGAGCATATTCAACTAGGGTTCCGCCGTTTAAGCATCATTGACCTTGAAAGCGGGCATCAGCCGCTCTCGTTCGAGAATGAGCGATACTGGATTATCTTTAATGGAGAAATTTACAATTATTTGGAGCTTAGAGAAGAGCTTGCCTTTAAAGGGCTTGAATTTAAAACAAACTCTGATACGGAAGCCATCCTCGCTGCGTATGCTTTTTATGGAGAAGATGCTGTCAATTATCTCCGCGGCATGTTTGGGTTTGTTATATGGGACAAAGAGGAGAAATCCATCTTTGCTGCGCGTGATCCATTTGGAATTAAGCCTTTCTTTTATAAAGAGGAGGGAGAGAAACTATTCTTTGCCTCTGAGAAAAAAAGCATAGTGTTGGCTGCAGGTGAGGAAAAGGTCAATGTGGATGCTTTGCAGAACTATTTGACTTATCAATTCGTGCCAGAGCCAGAGACTATGACAGAAGGAATCCAAAAGCTTTTGCCAGGCCATTATTTAAAGAAAAAAATTGGTGAGCCAATTGAGATCGGGCGTTATTGGAAAGCGGCGTTTTCGCCGGCTCTAAAGTCTGAAGAAACTTGGGTGGAGGAAATCCGGGAAGTGATGATTGACAGCGTACAAAAGCATATGCGCTCAGACGTACCGGTCGGCTCCTTTCTGTCGGGCGGAATTGATTCATCTATCATCGCTTCTATCGCCAAGAAATCTCATCCCGGCATAAAGACATTCTCTGTCGGATTTGAGCATGAAGGATTTAGCGAGATTGACGTAGCGAAAGAAACAGCAGAAAAGCTGGACGTAGAAAATATAAGCTATATTATTACACCTGAAGAATATATGCAGGAGCTGCCGAAGATTATGTGGCATGCTGATGACCCATTGGCTGACCCAGCATGTGTTCCGCTTTATTTTGTGTCAAGGGAAGCGAGGAAGCATGTGAAGGTTGTATTGTCAGGCGAAGGAGCGGATGAGCTGTTTGGCGGATACAATATTTACCGTGAACCTCAATCGCTTGAAATATTCTCCAAAATGCCGCGTATCTTAACTCGCTCTCTTAAACAGATTGCAGCCATACTCCCTGAGGGTGTAAAAGGGAAGAGCTTCATTGAACGAGGCTGTACACCAATGGAGGAACGTTATATCGGCAATGCAAAAATGTTTTTGGAGAACGAAAAGAAGGAGCTGTACAAGCCTTATCACGACGGGCTGGATTATAAGAAAATCACAGCGCCATTCTATGAAGATACTGCGGGTTATGAGGATGTCAGCAAGATGCAATATATTGACATTCATACATGGCTGAGAGGGGATATACTCTTAAAAGCCGACCGTATGACAATGGCACACTCCTTAGAACTGCGCGTACCGTTCCTAGATAAGAGAGTGTTTGAAGTAGCCTCACAGATTCCATCTGACATGAAGACTAGCCATGGAACAACCAAGTATATTTTAAGGAAAGCGGTTGAAGGAATTGTTCCTGATCATGTCCTGACTAGAAAGAAACTTGGATTTCCAGTTCCTATTCGTCATTGGCTGAAAAATGAAATGTATGACTGGGCGATGGATCTGATTATTGATAGTGAAACCGATCACCTATTCGATAAGGATGTCATCTTCCGTTTGCTCGATGGCCATGTGAAAGGAAAAGGTGATTATAGCCGTAAGATTTGGACAGTGCTCGTGTTCATGATCTGGCATGGAGTATATATCGAAAAAAAGTATCCTTTCCAAACGAAGCCTGAAGAATTAGTTACGATGTCTTAA
- the metK gene encoding methionine adenosyltransferase, which translates to MSTKRHLFTSESVTEGHPDKICDQISDSILDEILAKDPNARVACETSVTTGLVLVAGEITTSTYVDIPKIVRETIKGIGYTRAKYGFDAETCAVLTSIDEQSADIAQGVDQALESREGTMTDQEIEAIGAGDQGLMFGFACNETEELMPLPISLAHQLSRRLTEVRKQEVLPYLRPDGKTQVTVEYDENDKPVRVDTIVISTQHDPETTLEEIQADLKEHVIKPVVPAHLIDESTKYFINPTGRFVIGGPQGDAGLTGRKIIVDTYGGYARHGGGAFSGKDATKVDRSAAYAARYVAKNIVAAGLAEKAEVQLAYAIGVAQPVSISVNTFGTGKIDEEKLVELIRVNFDLRPAGIIKMLDLRRPIYKQTAAYGHFGRNDLNLPWEKTDKAEDLRAQAAI; encoded by the coding sequence ATGTCGACTAAAAGACATTTGTTTACATCCGAATCTGTAACAGAGGGACATCCGGACAAGATTTGCGATCAGATTTCCGATTCTATTCTAGATGAGATTCTTGCAAAGGATCCCAATGCGCGCGTGGCTTGTGAAACGTCTGTAACGACAGGTCTTGTGCTTGTCGCTGGAGAGATTACGACATCTACTTATGTGGATATCCCGAAAATTGTGCGTGAAACGATTAAAGGAATTGGCTATACAAGGGCGAAGTACGGATTTGATGCAGAGACTTGTGCTGTTTTGACTTCCATTGATGAACAATCAGCGGACATTGCCCAAGGGGTGGACCAGGCACTTGAATCTCGTGAAGGAACGATGACAGATCAAGAAATCGAAGCCATCGGTGCCGGTGACCAAGGTTTAATGTTCGGGTTTGCCTGCAATGAAACTGAGGAACTAATGCCTCTTCCAATTTCACTTGCCCACCAGTTATCAAGAAGATTGACAGAGGTTCGGAAACAAGAGGTACTCCCATACTTGCGACCGGATGGCAAGACTCAAGTCACGGTTGAGTATGATGAGAATGACAAACCAGTTCGCGTAGATACAATTGTCATTTCGACTCAGCATGATCCGGAAACAACATTGGAGGAAATTCAGGCGGATTTGAAGGAGCATGTGATCAAACCGGTTGTCCCAGCACATTTAATTGATGAATCGACAAAATACTTCATCAACCCAACAGGCCGCTTTGTTATTGGCGGACCGCAAGGCGATGCTGGATTAACTGGACGCAAAATCATCGTTGATACGTATGGCGGGTACGCTCGTCATGGCGGCGGCGCGTTCTCAGGAAAGGATGCAACAAAAGTGGACCGTTCCGCAGCTTATGCGGCAAGATACGTAGCGAAGAACATCGTAGCGGCAGGTCTTGCTGAAAAGGCTGAGGTCCAGCTGGCTTATGCGATTGGTGTTGCACAGCCTGTATCCATCTCCGTGAACACATTCGGTACTGGCAAGATAGATGAAGAGAAGTTAGTGGAACTTATCCGTGTGAACTTTGATCTTCGTCCAGCAGGCATTATCAAAATGCTTGATCTCCGACGTCCAATCTACAAGCAAACAGCTGCTTATGGTCATTTTGGCCGCAACGATCTGAATCTTCCATGGGAAAAAACAGATAAGGCTGAAGACTTGCGCGCACAAGCGGCAATTTAA
- the pckA gene encoding phosphoenolpyruvate carboxykinase (ATP) gives MNQVEISNELKPQLTNENMHIQLSVPQLVEKVLARNEGILTSTGAVKAETGKYTGRSPKDKYIVEEASSKDKIDWGNVNRPISEDAFANLYEKVINYLNEKDELFVFNGYAGADQDYRLPIQVINEYAWHNLFIHQLLIRPTAQELGSHHSEFTIICAPGFKADPAVDGTNSETFIIISFEKKIVLIGGTEYAGEMKKSVFSIMNYLLPERDVFSMHCSANVGQEGDVALFFGLSGTGKTTLSADPSRRLIGDDEHGWSPSGVFNIEGGCYAKCINLSREKEPQIFDAIRFGSVLENVMVDEKTRIADYDNGFLTENTRAAYPIDAISNIVNPSVAGHPTTIIFLTADAFGVLPPISKLTKEQAMYHFLSGYTSKLAGTERGITAPEATFSTCFGSPFLPLQPTRYADMLGKSIEEHNVQVYLVNTGWTGGVYGTGSRMKLSYTRLMVQAALEGELNNVETIKDSIFGLHIPLHVPGVPDLVLQPNKTWADEEAYNKKAHELAAKFRENFLSFKNIDPSIVIKGGPIA, from the coding sequence ATGAACCAAGTTGAAATATCCAATGAGTTGAAACCACAGCTAACAAATGAGAATATGCACATCCAGTTATCCGTTCCTCAATTGGTTGAAAAAGTATTAGCAAGAAACGAAGGAATCCTGACATCAACCGGTGCCGTTAAAGCGGAGACAGGGAAGTATACCGGTCGATCTCCGAAAGATAAATATATTGTAGAAGAAGCATCCTCAAAAGACAAAATCGACTGGGGAAATGTGAATAGGCCTATTTCCGAGGATGCATTCGCTAACCTATATGAAAAAGTCATTAACTACTTAAACGAGAAAGATGAGCTCTTCGTTTTCAACGGCTATGCTGGCGCTGATCAAGATTACCGCCTTCCTATTCAAGTAATCAACGAATATGCATGGCATAACCTCTTTATCCACCAGCTGCTCATTCGTCCTACAGCACAAGAGCTAGGAAGCCATCACTCCGAGTTTACGATTATTTGTGCGCCTGGGTTTAAGGCAGATCCAGCAGTAGACGGAACGAATTCAGAAACGTTCATCATCATTTCTTTCGAAAAGAAGATTGTCTTAATCGGCGGTACAGAATACGCTGGGGAAATGAAGAAATCTGTCTTCTCCATCATGAACTATTTGCTGCCTGAGAGGGATGTATTCTCCATGCACTGTTCAGCCAATGTCGGCCAGGAAGGAGATGTCGCCTTATTCTTCGGTCTCTCCGGTACAGGCAAAACTACTTTGTCTGCTGACCCGAGCCGCCGATTGATTGGGGATGATGAACATGGCTGGTCTCCTAGCGGCGTCTTTAATATTGAAGGCGGCTGTTATGCAAAATGCATCAATCTTTCCCGGGAGAAGGAGCCGCAAATCTTTGATGCCATCCGCTTTGGATCTGTCCTTGAGAATGTCATGGTTGATGAGAAGACAAGAATCGCAGATTATGACAACGGCTTCCTGACGGAAAACACACGGGCAGCATACCCAATTGATGCCATCAGCAATATCGTTAATCCAAGCGTAGCCGGGCATCCAACGACGATTATCTTTTTGACTGCTGACGCATTCGGTGTTCTTCCACCGATCAGCAAACTCACAAAAGAACAGGCGATGTATCATTTCCTTAGTGGCTATACAAGCAAACTTGCCGGAACAGAACGCGGAATTACCGCTCCTGAGGCTACCTTCTCAACCTGCTTCGGTTCTCCGTTCCTGCCATTACAGCCAACTCGCTATGCTGATATGCTCGGCAAGAGTATCGAGGAACATAATGTACAAGTTTACCTTGTAAACACAGGATGGACAGGCGGAGTATATGGTACAGGAAGCCGAATGAAGCTTTCCTACACGCGCTTAATGGTGCAAGCTGCCCTTGAGGGTGAGCTGAATAATGTTGAAACCATAAAAGACAGCATATTCGGGTTGCACATCCCGCTTCATGTTCCAGGAGTTCCCGATTTAGTCCTCCAACCAAATAAAACATGGGCGGACGAAGAAGCTTACAACAAAAAAGCGCATGAATTAGCAGCAAAGTTCCGGGAGAATTTCTTGTCATTCAAGAATATTGACCCTAGTATTGTCATTAAGGGCGGGCCAATCGCCTAA
- a CDS encoding nucleotidyltransferase family protein, whose protein sequence is MSWYEKGGQGLENEADILKAIEQDRWMMETLEAARAIHKPDWWICAGFVRTKVWDILHGYTKRSPLPDIDFIYFDEEQAEESVEKELERQLRQLLPGRPWSVKNEARMHVVNRITPYASSRDAISKFPETVSALGVKLDEQGKLQLIAPWGIHDLLMMKIRPTTFFSESKERMNIYERRIEMKKWHVRWPLVEKIER, encoded by the coding sequence ATGAGTTGGTATGAAAAGGGGGGACAGGGATTGGAGAACGAGGCAGATATCCTTAAAGCCATCGAACAAGATCGTTGGATGATGGAGACTCTTGAGGCAGCGCGTGCCATACATAAGCCTGATTGGTGGATTTGTGCGGGGTTTGTCCGCACAAAGGTATGGGATATCTTGCATGGATATACTAAGCGTAGCCCCCTTCCAGATATTGATTTTATCTATTTTGATGAGGAACAAGCAGAGGAGAGTGTAGAGAAGGAGTTAGAGCGTCAACTGCGGCAATTGCTTCCCGGAAGACCGTGGTCGGTAAAGAATGAGGCACGCATGCATGTAGTTAATAGAATAACACCGTATGCGTCTTCGCGTGATGCCATATCTAAATTCCCTGAAACAGTAAGTGCCCTTGGGGTCAAATTGGATGAGCAAGGGAAGCTGCAGTTAATTGCACCCTGGGGCATTCATGATCTTCTAATGATGAAGATACGCCCTACCACTTTCTTTTCAGAGTCAAAAGAGCGTATGAACATATATGAGAGAAGGATCGAGATGAAGAAATGGCATGTAAGGTGGCCGCTTGTTGAAAAGATAGAGCGCTAA
- a CDS encoding DUF2584 domain-containing protein, translating to MGMPMELNTLIVTKSNEKRVQENLFTLQKDGYRIYPIDIPIEIRRTLEGETRGTALIKKVEWENAKTTITYQFISLNSSN from the coding sequence GTGGGCATGCCAATGGAGTTGAATACCCTCATTGTGACGAAATCAAATGAAAAACGTGTACAAGAAAATCTCTTTACACTGCAAAAGGACGGCTACAGAATATACCCAATCGATATCCCGATAGAAATTAGAAGAACCTTGGAGGGAGAGACAAGAGGGACCGCATTGATCAAGAAAGTTGAATGGGAGAATGCCAAGACAACGATTACTTATCAGTTCATCTCCTTGAATTCAAGCAACTAA
- a CDS encoding alpha/beta hydrolase family protein encodes MVSYLSNGLVVKGLLAEPKDAGMYDGFLYLRGGIKNVGTVRPSRIIQFASQGFVVFAPFYRGNQGGEGDEDFALEDRWDAIAGFELLKRHPMVKPDRIHLFGFSRGGIMALWTAISCPEAASLVTWGGVSDMILTYEERIDLRRMLKRVIGGSPMKYPDAYKARTPLYHADKIRCDVLIIHGEEDENVSIQHAVMLEERLTNTQKQAETWYFPGFTHYFPPKINRQIVRDLTKWMKETASNGTIVGK; translated from the coding sequence ATGGTGAGCTATCTTTCGAATGGATTGGTCGTAAAGGGATTGCTTGCTGAGCCAAAAGATGCGGGAATGTATGATGGATTTCTATATTTGCGCGGCGGTATTAAAAATGTCGGCACGGTTAGGCCAAGCCGGATTATACAATTTGCCTCTCAAGGATTTGTCGTCTTTGCTCCCTTTTATCGAGGGAATCAAGGAGGGGAGGGGGATGAGGACTTTGCCCTTGAGGATCGCTGGGATGCGATTGCTGGCTTTGAATTATTGAAGAGGCATCCAATGGTCAAGCCTGACAGGATCCATCTGTTCGGCTTCTCGCGCGGCGGAATAATGGCCCTTTGGACGGCTATCAGCTGTCCTGAGGCAGCCTCCCTTGTGACGTGGGGCGGTGTTTCTGACATGATTCTCACCTATGAAGAGCGGATTGATCTCCGGAGAATGCTCAAACGGGTCATTGGCGGAAGCCCCATGAAATATCCCGATGCCTACAAAGCGCGCACACCGCTCTATCATGCAGATAAGATTCGCTGTGATGTTCTTATCATTCATGGAGAGGAAGATGAAAATGTTTCAATCCAGCATGCCGTGATGCTCGAGGAACGGCTGACGAATACGCAAAAGCAAGCGGAAACATGGTATTTTCCAGGTTTCACGCATTATTTCCCGCCAAAAATAAACCGCCAAATCGTACGGGATTTGACGAAATGGATGAAAGAAACGGCTTCCAATGGTACGATAGTAGGTAAGTAG
- a CDS encoding ABC transporter substrate-binding protein, translating into MKNKLKTSLFSLFSIILLFSLAACKDNGEEKKETVKPVRVAEVTRSIFYAPQYAAIEKGFFKEEGLDIDLQTTWGGDKTMTALLSGGADIALVGSETSIYVHGQESRDPVINFAQLTQTDGTFLVSRKPIDNFNWDMLKDSTFLGQRKGGMPQMVGEFVLKKHDIDPKSDLNLVQNIDFANIASAFSSGTGEFVQLFEPQASMFEKEGKGYIVASFGQESGHVPYTTFMAKQSYIKDNQDTVEKFTRAIYKAQQWVQETDSKEVADVISPYFEDTDASIIAMAVERYKAQESFALDPILDQAEWANLQDIMKEAGELDSFIDHQTLVDTSFAKEVSK; encoded by the coding sequence TTGAAGAACAAGCTTAAAACCAGCCTATTCTCCTTGTTTTCCATCATTCTTCTCTTTAGTTTAGCTGCCTGTAAAGATAACGGAGAAGAAAAGAAGGAGACGGTGAAACCCGTCCGCGTAGCAGAGGTCACCCGCTCCATATTCTATGCTCCGCAATATGCTGCCATTGAAAAGGGCTTCTTTAAAGAAGAGGGCCTTGATATCGACCTGCAGACCACCTGGGGCGGTGATAAAACCATGACGGCCCTATTATCAGGCGGCGCTGATATCGCGCTTGTCGGCTCAGAAACATCCATATATGTGCATGGCCAAGAATCACGCGATCCGGTTATTAATTTCGCTCAGCTTACCCAAACCGACGGCACCTTTCTTGTGTCCCGGAAACCAATTGATAATTTCAATTGGGATATGCTCAAAGACAGTACCTTTTTAGGGCAGCGTAAAGGCGGCATGCCGCAGATGGTCGGTGAGTTTGTGCTAAAAAAACATGACATTGATCCGAAAAGCGACTTGAACTTGGTTCAAAACATCGACTTTGCCAATATCGCAAGCGCCTTCTCATCCGGGACCGGTGAATTTGTTCAGCTATTCGAACCCCAGGCCAGCATGTTCGAAAAAGAAGGTAAAGGCTATATCGTCGCCTCATTTGGCCAGGAATCCGGTCATGTACCTTATACAACCTTTATGGCTAAACAGAGTTATATAAAAGATAACCAAGATACCGTTGAAAAATTCACACGTGCTATCTATAAAGCCCAGCAATGGGTACAAGAAACGGATTCAAAAGAAGTAGCCGATGTCATTTCGCCTTATTTTGAGGACACCGATGCCTCCATCATCGCCATGGCGGTGGAGCGGTACAAAGCACAGGAATCATTTGCACTAGACCCAATTCTTGATCAAGCAGAATGGGCAAACCTCCAGGACA